The Streptomyces sp. NBC_00224 genome has a window encoding:
- a CDS encoding VanZ family protein: MGGSAAIRYRAAGCALLLAHMALVAWLTLRPRDVMWVTAPNLTPLAGIRADLALGSLEAALRIGEGLLLLAPLGVLLPLVGGRLVVSPVGSLLRTTAAAALVSLGIALLQTSVPGQVADVDALLLNTAGAAFAHIAVVPAGRLALRRRQDRDDVPVPAAQGRTPTIPRVGIAP; encoded by the coding sequence GTGGGCGGCAGCGCCGCCATCCGGTACCGCGCGGCGGGCTGCGCTCTCCTTCTCGCGCACATGGCGCTCGTCGCGTGGCTCACACTGCGCCCACGCGACGTCATGTGGGTGACCGCACCCAACCTCACCCCGCTCGCCGGAATCCGCGCCGACCTGGCGCTGGGGTCCCTGGAGGCCGCGCTCCGCATCGGGGAGGGGCTGCTGCTGCTCGCCCCGCTCGGCGTGCTGCTGCCGCTGGTCGGGGGGCGGCTCGTCGTCTCGCCGGTGGGCTCCCTGCTCCGTACGACCGCCGCCGCCGCACTCGTCTCGCTCGGCATCGCCCTGCTGCAGACCTCCGTGCCGGGGCAGGTGGCCGATGTGGACGCGCTGCTCCTGAACACGGCGGGCGCGGCGTTCGCCCACATCGCCGTGGTGCCCGCCGGGCGGCTCGCGCTGCGGCGGCGCCAGGACCGGGACGACGTCCCCGTACCGGCGGCTCAGGGTCGTACCCCGACGATTCCCAGGGTCGGGATCGCCCCGTAG
- a CDS encoding uridine kinase — protein MLDTNGLPEWSTSRVDASDWCPVTAHAIPTRVVLLTGPSGSGKSSLAARTGLPVLRLDDFYKEDGDPTLPRVPGSPDIDWDSPQSWDADAAVAAVVELCRTGRTAVPEYDIATSSRTGTSLFGIDRTPLFVAEGIFAADIVTRLREHGVLADALCLRGRPSTTFRRRLARDLKEGRKSVPFLLRRGWRLMRAERGIVARQAALGAHPCGKEEALGRLAAAAAGRCVAAPAARV, from the coding sequence ATGCTCGATACCAACGGGCTCCCCGAGTGGTCCACCTCCCGGGTGGATGCCTCAGACTGGTGTCCCGTGACCGCACACGCCATCCCGACACGCGTCGTTCTCCTCACGGGCCCCTCCGGTTCCGGAAAGTCGTCGCTCGCCGCCCGCACGGGCCTGCCCGTGCTGCGCCTGGACGACTTCTACAAGGAGGACGGCGACCCGACCCTGCCGCGTGTGCCCGGCTCGCCGGACATCGACTGGGACTCCCCGCAGTCCTGGGACGCCGACGCGGCGGTGGCGGCCGTCGTCGAGCTGTGCCGTACGGGGCGTACGGCCGTACCGGAGTACGACATCGCCACCAGCTCGCGGACCGGGACGAGCCTGTTCGGCATCGACCGCACGCCGCTGTTCGTCGCGGAGGGGATCTTCGCGGCGGACATCGTGACGCGCCTGCGGGAGCACGGTGTGCTCGCCGACGCCCTCTGTCTGCGCGGGCGGCCCTCGACCACGTTCCGGCGCCGCCTCGCGCGCGACCTCAAGGAGGGGCGCAAGTCGGTGCCGTTCCTGTTGCGGCGGGGGTGGCGGCTGATGCGGGCCGAGCGCGGGATCGTGGCGCGCCAGGCCGCGCTGGGCGCGCACCCGTGCGGCAAGGAGGAGGCGCTCGGCCGCCTCGCCGCGGCCGCAGCGGGGCGGTGCGTGGCCGCGCCCGCGGCGCGGGTGTGA
- the afsQ1 gene encoding two-component system response regulator AfsQ1 — MPFLLLIEDDDAIRTALELSLSRQGHRVATAATGEDGLKLLREQRPDLVVLDVMLPGIDGFEVCRRIRRTDQLPIILLTARSDDIDVVVGLESGADDYVVKPVQGRVLDARIRAVLRRGEREATDSATFGNVVIDRAAMTVTKAGEDLQLTPTELRLLLELSRRPGQALSRQQLLRLVWEHDYLGDSRLVDACVQRLRAKVEDVPSSPTLIRTVRGVGYRLDTPS; from the coding sequence GTGCCTTTCCTGTTGCTGATCGAGGACGACGACGCCATCCGCACGGCGCTCGAACTCTCCCTGTCCCGCCAGGGCCACCGTGTGGCCACCGCGGCGACGGGAGAGGACGGCCTGAAGCTGCTCCGTGAGCAGCGGCCGGATCTGGTCGTGCTGGATGTGATGCTGCCCGGGATCGACGGCTTCGAGGTTTGCCGCCGTATCCGGCGCACGGACCAGCTGCCGATCATCCTGCTGACCGCGCGCAGCGACGACATCGACGTGGTGGTCGGCCTGGAGTCCGGCGCCGACGACTACGTGGTGAAGCCGGTGCAGGGCCGGGTGCTCGACGCCCGGATCCGCGCGGTGCTGCGCCGGGGCGAGCGCGAGGCCACCGACTCGGCCACGTTCGGCAATGTGGTGATCGACCGCGCCGCGATGACGGTCACCAAGGCCGGCGAGGACCTGCAACTGACGCCCACCGAGCTGCGGTTGCTCCTGGAGCTGAGCCGGCGGCCCGGACAGGCGCTGTCCCGCCAGCAGCTGCTGCGCCTGGTGTGGGAACACGACTACCTGGGCGACTCCCGCCTGGTCGACGCGTGCGTGCAGCGGCTGCGGGCCAAGGTCGAGGACGTACCGTCGTCCCCCACGCTGATCCGTACCGTGCGCGGGGTGGGCTACCGCCTCGACACCCCGTCGTGA
- a CDS encoding ATP-binding protein has translation MKQSAVKSLGAAAVGVAFAAAAAGTASAAPAIAGVPELPALSGLTKTLPVEGVTNKLPMGAPESLTAGQNALGKGASTLPTGGADPVAGLLGGLPVGGALGGGLPLGG, from the coding sequence ATGAAGCAGTCTGCCGTCAAGTCGCTCGGTGCCGCCGCTGTCGGTGTCGCCTTCGCCGCCGCTGCCGCCGGTACGGCCTCCGCCGCGCCCGCCATCGCCGGAGTGCCCGAGCTCCCCGCCCTCTCGGGCCTGACCAAGACGCTGCCCGTCGAGGGCGTCACCAACAAGCTCCCGATGGGTGCCCCGGAGTCGCTGACCGCCGGTCAGAACGCTCTGGGCAAGGGCGCGTCCACCCTGCCGACCGGGGGTGCTGACCCGGTGGCCGGCCTGCTCGGCGGCCTGCCGGTCGGCGGAGCCCTGGGTGGCGGCCTGCCGCTCGGCGGCTGA
- a CDS encoding PspC domain-containing protein, whose translation MATLARPRDGRMIGGVCAALARRFGTSATTMRVIFVLSCLLPGPQFLLYIALWILFPNEKGHSTPSTAW comes from the coding sequence ATGGCCACCCTTGCCCGCCCCCGCGACGGACGGATGATCGGCGGCGTGTGCGCGGCGCTGGCACGGCGCTTCGGCACCTCGGCCACCACGATGCGCGTGATCTTCGTGCTCTCGTGCCTGCTGCCGGGCCCCCAGTTCCTGCTCTACATCGCGCTGTGGATCCTCTTCCCGAACGAGAAGGGCCACAGCACCCCCAGCACCGCCTGGTGA
- a CDS encoding ATP-binding protein: MKKAILAGLRWTSLRLRLVVVFALVALTAAVSASGIAYWLNREAVLVRTQDAALGDFRQEMQNRAASLPLRPTARDLQTTAQQMAASSRSGYHVSSGYQVLLVDQRDPGKPIVGASDVDRFTLDDVPGSLQEAVNKKQKVTDSNDYPYHLFWQRRTLRGKPYLVGGTKIIGGGATGYMLASLDQERQDLNSLAWSLGIATGLALLGSALLAQAAATTVLRPVQRLGDAARQLGEGKLDTRLRVSGTDELADLSRTFNKTAESLEKKVSDMSAREEASRRFVADMSHELRTPLTALTAVTEVLEDEADSLDPMIAPAVQLVVSETRRLNVLVENLMEVTRFDAGTARLVVDNVEIADQITACIDARAWLDAVDLDAERGIMARLDPRRLDVILANLIGNALKHGGSPVRVSVRVEGEELVISVRDHGPGIPEEVLPHVFDRFYKASASRPRSEGSGLGLSIAMENAHIHGGDITAANSPEGGAVFVLRLPLDGGEEA; this comes from the coding sequence GTGAAGAAGGCGATACTCGCCGGCCTCCGCTGGACCAGCCTGCGCCTGCGTCTGGTCGTCGTGTTCGCGCTCGTCGCGCTGACCGCCGCCGTCTCCGCGTCGGGGATCGCGTACTGGCTCAACCGCGAGGCCGTGCTCGTGCGCACCCAGGACGCGGCGCTCGGCGACTTCCGGCAGGAGATGCAGAACCGGGCCGCCTCGCTGCCGCTCCGGCCGACCGCCCGCGATCTGCAGACGACCGCGCAGCAGATGGCGGCCAGCAGCCGCTCCGGCTACCACGTCAGCTCCGGCTACCAGGTGCTCCTGGTGGACCAGCGCGACCCGGGCAAGCCGATCGTCGGGGCGTCCGACGTGGACCGCTTCACCCTGGACGACGTGCCCGGCTCGCTCCAGGAGGCGGTGAACAAGAAGCAGAAGGTCACGGACAGCAACGACTATCCGTACCACCTGTTCTGGCAGCGCCGGACCCTGCGCGGGAAGCCGTACCTGGTGGGCGGCACGAAGATCATCGGGGGCGGCGCCACCGGCTACATGCTCGCCTCGCTCGACCAGGAGCGCCAGGACCTCAACTCGCTGGCCTGGTCGCTGGGCATCGCCACCGGGCTCGCGCTGCTCGGCTCCGCGCTGCTCGCGCAGGCCGCCGCGACGACCGTGCTGCGGCCGGTGCAACGGCTCGGCGACGCGGCCCGCCAGCTGGGCGAGGGCAAGCTCGACACCCGGCTGCGGGTCTCGGGCACGGACGAACTGGCCGATCTGTCGCGGACGTTCAACAAGACGGCCGAGAGCCTGGAGAAGAAGGTCAGCGACATGAGCGCGCGGGAGGAGGCGAGCCGCCGGTTCGTCGCGGACATGTCCCACGAGCTGCGTACGCCGCTGACCGCGCTGACCGCCGTCACCGAGGTCCTGGAGGACGAGGCGGACAGCCTCGACCCGATGATCGCGCCGGCCGTGCAGCTGGTGGTCTCCGAGACGCGGCGGCTGAACGTCCTGGTCGAGAATCTGATGGAGGTCACGCGCTTCGACGCCGGTACGGCCAGGCTCGTCGTGGACAACGTGGAGATCGCCGACCAGATCACCGCGTGCATCGACGCGCGGGCCTGGCTGGACGCGGTGGACCTGGACGCCGAACGCGGCATCATGGCGCGGCTCGACCCGCGCCGCCTGGACGTGATCCTGGCCAACCTGATCGGGAACGCGCTCAAGCACGGCGGCTCCCCGGTACGGGTCTCGGTGCGGGTGGAGGGCGAGGAGCTGGTGATCTCGGTACGGGACCACGGGCCCGGCATCCCGGAGGAGGTGCTGCCGCACGTGTTCGACCGCTTCTACAAGGCGAGCGCGTCCCGGCCCCGCTCCGAGGGCAGCGGCCTGGGCCTCTCCATCGCGATGGAGAACGCCCACATCCACGGCGGTGACATCACGGCCGCGAACTCGCCCGAGGGCGGCGCGGTGTTCGTGCTGCGGCTGCCGCTCGACGGGGGTGAGGAGGCGTGA
- a CDS encoding SigE family RNA polymerase sigma factor, producing MNALHSTTSSAVVTRLHDVVRSEKSGAVSGRGCARGTGRQHQTYMTVLDAVPVSPFKGVGTSGDAAYGEATGERSGSEAEFTAYVQERRASLYATAYHLTGDRFEAEDLLQSALFSTYRAWDRISDKAAVGGYLRRTMTNLHISAWRRRKLNEYPTEELPETAGDTDAMRGTELRAVLWQALARLPEMQRTMLVLRYYEGRTDPEIADILDISVGTVKSSIWRSLRRLREDNVLAFGRDEEESFGELVA from the coding sequence ATGAACGCACTGCACAGCACCACCTCAAGCGCAGTTGTCACGCGTCTCCACGACGTCGTGCGGAGCGAGAAGTCCGGTGCCGTGAGCGGACGGGGGTGCGCTCGCGGCACCGGGCGTCAGCACCAGACGTACATGACGGTGCTCGACGCGGTGCCGGTCTCGCCCTTCAAGGGCGTGGGGACCAGCGGGGATGCGGCGTACGGGGAGGCCACGGGGGAGCGCTCCGGGTCCGAGGCGGAGTTCACCGCCTATGTGCAGGAGCGCAGGGCCTCCCTGTACGCCACCGCCTACCACCTGACCGGCGACCGGTTCGAGGCCGAGGACCTGCTGCAGAGCGCACTGTTCTCGACCTACCGGGCCTGGGACCGGATCAGCGACAAGGCCGCGGTCGGGGGCTACCTCCGCCGCACCATGACCAACCTCCACATCAGCGCGTGGCGCCGCCGCAAGCTGAACGAGTACCCGACCGAGGAGCTGCCGGAGACGGCGGGCGACACGGACGCGATGCGCGGCACGGAGCTGCGCGCGGTGCTCTGGCAGGCGCTGGCGCGACTGCCCGAAATGCAGCGCACGATGCTGGTCCTGCGGTACTACGAGGGCCGTACGGACCCCGAGATCGCGGACATACTGGACATCAGTGTCGGCACGGTGAAGTCGAGCATCTGGCGGTCGCTCCGCCGGCTGCGCGAGGACAACGTCCTCGCCTTCGGCCGTGACGAGGAAGAGTCCTTCGGCGAGCTCGTGGCCTGA